A genomic window from Sphingobacterium spiritivorum includes:
- a CDS encoding CDP-alcohol phosphatidyltransferase family protein has protein sequence MQRETSVYNNPNTPEEQETAFEQSLKSNDTEERIDIWFYRPIGFRIAQVCAKIGITPNAVTIISIFFGVGAGILFYYPSLWINVIGMLLLVFANSLDSADGQLARMTDNKSRFGRILDGFAGDFWFASIHIALCLRLMNEGWSAWVWVPGVLAGVSHVFQSAMADYYRNVHLYFIKGKAGSELDNSRDLQAEFDQMSWSKQAFSKFVLNGYLGYTRMQERLSPNLQQLLGLIKAKYVDSLPQALVTEFRTMNKPLMKYTNIVQFNTRVIFLFLWLFIGEVWLYFFFDMFVLNPILIYMINRQEKVSGYFVNKLKS, from the coding sequence ATGCAAAGAGAGACATCAGTATACAACAATCCTAATACTCCCGAAGAACAAGAAACGGCATTTGAACAATCTCTCAAATCCAATGATACAGAAGAACGAATTGACATCTGGTTTTACAGACCGATCGGATTCAGAATAGCACAGGTCTGTGCAAAGATCGGAATCACACCTAATGCGGTTACTATTATTAGTATTTTCTTTGGTGTAGGTGCCGGTATTTTATTTTATTATCCCTCTCTGTGGATCAATGTTATCGGAATGCTATTACTGGTTTTTGCCAACTCACTGGATTCGGCAGATGGCCAGTTGGCCAGGATGACAGACAATAAGAGTCGTTTTGGACGTATTTTAGATGGATTTGCTGGTGATTTTTGGTTTGCTTCCATTCATATTGCACTGTGTCTGCGACTGATGAATGAAGGATGGTCTGCATGGGTATGGGTTCCGGGAGTATTGGCCGGAGTATCACATGTTTTCCAATCTGCAATGGCTGACTATTACCGTAATGTACACTTATATTTTATCAAAGGAAAAGCAGGTAGCGAACTGGATAACAGCCGCGATCTGCAAGCTGAATTTGATCAGATGAGCTGGAGTAAACAAGCATTCAGCAAATTTGTATTGAATGGTTATCTGGGCTATACCCGTATGCAGGAGCGTCTGTCTCCTAACCTTCAGCAACTTTTAGGCTTAATCAAAGCGAAGTATGTTGACAGTTTGCCGCAGGCATTGGTAACAGAGTTCAGAACCATGAACAAACCACTAATGAAGTATACCAATATTGTTCAATTCAATACCCGTGTTATCTTTTTATTTTTATGGCTTTTCATAGGAGAGGTGTGGTTATACTTTTTCTTTGATATGTTTGTATTAAATCCTATTCTGATCTATATGATCAACAGACAGGAAAAAGTCAGCGGATACTTTGTAAATAAACTCAAAAGTTAG
- a CDS encoding lysylphosphatidylglycerol synthase transmembrane domain-containing protein: protein MASKIYKIIFFILGLGTLGYMVYSLGPEVIWENIEKTGWWFVPVLLSWLVIYLMNAMALRDILLEKDNPNTRLPFGKIFQLIVTGFSINYITPFVALGGEPYRIMELKPYVGSSKAGSSILLYTMMHILSHLVFWVASVGLILWFVPASKIVVIACVTIILMAVLGVWWFSKGYKKGITVSLMKSLSKLPFVGKKIALYEQEHHELLTDVDNQVRSLYVDRKRNFYTSLCWEFFARVVGCAEIYFIAHALGLPMTYIECLIVSSGSSLFANLIFFFPMQLGTREGGMAMAVASVGYQASVGVFIGIATRIRELVWIAIGLLMMSFAKRSKTKREAQLNDSEN from the coding sequence ATGGCGAGTAAAATCTATAAAATTATTTTCTTTATTCTGGGGCTTGGTACTTTGGGCTATATGGTGTATTCCCTTGGGCCGGAGGTGATATGGGAAAATATTGAAAAGACAGGCTGGTGGTTTGTCCCGGTTCTGCTGAGCTGGCTGGTCATCTACCTGATGAATGCTATGGCTCTGCGGGATATTCTTCTGGAAAAGGATAATCCTAACACACGACTGCCATTTGGTAAAATCTTTCAATTGATTGTTACCGGTTTTTCTATCAATTATATTACACCTTTTGTGGCATTAGGAGGTGAGCCATACCGTATTATGGAACTGAAGCCCTATGTAGGGAGTTCTAAAGCCGGATCCTCTATCTTGCTGTACACAATGATGCATATCCTTTCTCATCTTGTATTCTGGGTAGCATCGGTAGGCCTTATTCTCTGGTTTGTACCTGCAAGTAAAATTGTCGTAATCGCGTGTGTGACTATTATTCTGATGGCTGTGCTGGGGGTGTGGTGGTTTTCAAAAGGATATAAAAAGGGAATTACAGTGAGTCTGATGAAGTCTCTTAGTAAGCTGCCTTTTGTAGGAAAAAAAATAGCGTTGTATGAGCAGGAGCACCACGAACTTCTGACAGATGTAGATAATCAGGTAAGATCGCTATACGTAGATCGTAAACGGAATTTCTACACCTCTTTATGCTGGGAGTTTTTTGCGCGTGTAGTTGGATGTGCTGAAATTTATTTTATAGCCCATGCCTTAGGTCTACCGATGACTTATATCGAATGTCTGATTGTAAGTTCCGGATCATCTCTGTTTGCCAATCTGATTTTCTTTTTCCCTATGCAATTAGGCACGCGGGAAGGGGGAATGGCTATGGCTGTCGCCAGTGTAGGATATCAGGCTTCGGTAGGTGTGTTTATCGGTATTGCTACCCGTATACGCGAGCTGGTATGGATAGCTATAGGTCTTCTTATGATGAGCTTTGCCAAGAGAAGCAAAACCAAAAGAGAGGCTCAGTTAAATGATTCAGAAAATTAA
- the metI gene encoding methionine ABC transporter permease MetI encodes MSDTIVKLLLEGTWQTLVMTFASGFFGFLLGLPTGILLFVTRKGQIMENKTIHQITSVIVNIFRSIPFIILIVWMIPFTRELVGTSIGVSAALVPLSIGAAPFVARLVENSLLEIPAGLIEAARAMGATHKQIILKVLLPESLPSMVNNATITLITLVGYSAMGGAVGAGGLGQIGYQYGYIGYDAFIMNAVLILLILIVFILQFTGDFIAKKTNHR; translated from the coding sequence ATGTCTGATACCATAGTTAAGCTGTTATTAGAAGGGACCTGGCAAACACTGGTCATGACATTTGCCTCTGGTTTTTTCGGATTTTTATTAGGACTTCCTACGGGAATTCTTCTCTTTGTGACACGCAAGGGACAGATAATGGAAAATAAAACCATCCATCAGATCACTTCTGTAATTGTGAATATTTTCAGATCCATTCCTTTTATTATTCTGATCGTCTGGATGATTCCCTTTACCAGAGAATTGGTCGGCACCTCCATTGGTGTATCTGCAGCATTAGTTCCGCTAAGCATAGGTGCGGCTCCTTTTGTTGCCCGTCTTGTAGAAAACAGTCTGCTGGAAATTCCGGCCGGACTTATTGAAGCAGCCAGAGCAATGGGAGCTACTCATAAACAGATTATACTAAAGGTATTGTTGCCGGAAAGCTTACCCTCAATGGTCAATAACGCAACCATAACGCTTATTACTTTAGTAGGATATTCGGCCATGGGTGGAGCTGTAGGCGCCGGAGGATTAGGGCAAATAGGTTATCAGTACGGCTATATAGGATATGATGCTTTTATAATGAATGCAGTATTGATCCTGCTGATACTGATCGTATTTATACTGCAGTTTACCGGAGATTTTATTGCAAAGAAAACAAATCACAGATAA
- a CDS encoding inositol-3-phosphate synthase: MENQVKEANGKLGILIPGLGAVATTLIAGVAAINKGLSLPIGSVSQLSRIRLGKRTEDRNPLIKDFVPLAKLEDIVFGGWDVYEDNVYVAASKAKVLEQGQLDQVKEVLENIKPMKAVFDKNFVKNLDGTHIKTETTRRELADAARKDIRDFKEQNGLDRIVIVWCGSTERYIETNDAFSTVAKLEEALDNDDKRIPPSMIYCYAALMEGVPYVNGAPNLTCDVPAIEELAQTNGVAIAGKDFKTGQTLMKTIVAPGLQARALGVEGWFSTNILGNRDGLVLDDPENFKTKEVSKLSVLEEILDAKKNPELYGDLYHKVRINYYPPHGDNKESWDNIDIFGWMGYKMQIKINFLCRDSILAAPVALDLALFIDLAQRAGMSGIQEWLSFYLKSPQTAPGLPPEHDIFKQLMKLQNTLRHMMGEDLITHLGLDYYQELVDSIQ; encoded by the coding sequence ATGGAAAATCAGGTTAAAGAGGCCAACGGTAAGTTGGGGATTTTAATTCCGGGCCTGGGGGCTGTTGCTACTACTTTGATTGCCGGTGTAGCCGCTATTAACAAAGGATTATCGTTGCCTATTGGTTCAGTTTCTCAATTGAGCCGTATTCGTCTGGGCAAACGCACAGAAGACAGAAATCCATTAATCAAAGATTTCGTTCCATTGGCAAAATTGGAAGATATCGTTTTTGGTGGGTGGGATGTTTACGAAGACAATGTGTATGTTGCTGCTTCTAAAGCAAAAGTATTGGAGCAAGGTCAGTTGGATCAGGTAAAAGAGGTGTTGGAGAATATCAAACCTATGAAAGCTGTTTTTGACAAAAATTTTGTCAAAAACCTGGATGGGACACATATTAAAACTGAAACTACGCGTCGTGAACTGGCTGATGCTGCACGTAAGGATATCCGTGATTTCAAAGAGCAGAATGGCCTTGACCGTATTGTGATCGTATGGTGTGGTTCTACAGAAAGATATATCGAAACTAATGATGCATTTTCTACTGTTGCAAAACTTGAAGAAGCATTGGATAATGACGACAAGCGCATCCCGCCAAGTATGATTTATTGTTATGCGGCATTGATGGAAGGAGTACCTTATGTAAATGGTGCCCCAAACCTGACTTGTGATGTACCTGCTATTGAAGAGCTGGCGCAGACAAATGGTGTAGCTATTGCCGGTAAAGATTTTAAAACAGGACAAACGTTGATGAAAACAATCGTTGCCCCTGGTTTGCAGGCTAGAGCTTTAGGTGTAGAAGGTTGGTTCTCAACAAATATTCTGGGTAACCGTGACGGTCTGGTACTGGATGATCCTGAAAACTTTAAAACAAAAGAAGTTTCTAAATTATCAGTATTGGAAGAGATTCTTGATGCGAAGAAAAACCCTGAACTATATGGTGATCTTTACCATAAAGTAAGAATCAATTACTATCCTCCACATGGTGACAACAAAGAGTCATGGGATAATATCGATATCTTCGGATGGATGGGGTACAAGATGCAAATCAAAATTAACTTCCTGTGCAGAGACTCAATTCTTGCAGCACCGGTTGCATTAGATCTTGCTTTATTCATTGACCTTGCACAACGTGCTGGTATGTCAGGTATTCAGGAATGGTTGTCATTCTACCTGAAATCACCTCAGACTGCACCTGGATTACCTCCGGAACATGATATCTTCAAACAGCTTATGAAATTGCAGAATACATTGCGTCATATGATGGGAGAAGATCTGATTACCCATTTGGGATTGGATTACTATCAGGAGTTGGTAGACAGCATCCAATAA
- the metQ gene encoding methionine ABC transporter substrate-binding lipoprotein MetQ yields the protein MNIRTKHICILVAAVLTLSACNGKKKDSQTLKIGIVAGPEKEIAETAAKVAKEKYNLEVELVTFNDYVVPNEALNQGDLDANAFQHQPYLDEQSKQRGYKLVPVAKTFVYPIVAYSKKIKNISELLPGQTIVIPNDPTNGGRSLLLLQKQGLIKLKQNTGILPKVTDIVENPKQIKFLELEAPQLPRVLDDKEVYIAIINNTFASQAGLDPEKDGLFAEDKESPYVNLIVTRTDNKDDERIRKFVQAYQSPEVEEVARKIFKGNAVKGW from the coding sequence ATGAACATACGCACAAAACACATATGTATTCTTGTTGCCGCAGTACTGACACTCAGTGCATGTAACGGGAAGAAAAAAGACAGCCAGACATTGAAAATCGGTATTGTGGCTGGCCCTGAGAAGGAAATCGCTGAGACTGCAGCAAAGGTTGCCAAAGAAAAATACAATCTGGAAGTGGAGCTTGTCACCTTCAATGATTATGTTGTTCCCAATGAAGCTCTGAATCAGGGAGATTTAGATGCAAATGCATTTCAGCATCAGCCTTATCTGGATGAACAGTCTAAGCAACGTGGCTATAAACTTGTCCCGGTTGCCAAGACATTTGTATATCCTATCGTAGCCTATTCCAAAAAGATCAAAAATATCAGTGAACTGCTTCCGGGACAGACTATCGTTATCCCTAACGATCCGACCAATGGAGGAAGATCTTTACTGCTTCTGCAAAAGCAAGGTCTAATCAAATTAAAACAGAATACAGGGATTCTGCCTAAGGTCACAGATATTGTAGAAAATCCGAAACAGATCAAATTCCTGGAACTTGAAGCGCCTCAGTTACCGAGAGTACTGGATGATAAAGAAGTGTATATCGCTATTATCAATAATACATTTGCATCTCAGGCCGGACTTGATCCCGAAAAAGACGGATTATTTGCAGAGGATAAGGAATCTCCTTATGTCAATCTTATTGTGACCCGTACGGATAACAAAGATGATGAGCGTATCAGGAAATTTGTACAGGCCTATCAGTCGCCGGAAGTAGAGGAAGTTGCCCGTAAAATATTTAAAGGAAATGCGGTTAAAGGCTGGTAA
- a CDS encoding HAD family hydrolase codes for MKKIEGLIFDYGGTLDSNGQHWAAVLWSSYQKYEAGISREQFDQAYVFAERKMATHPIITEDFNFLQVLKAKLSVQFEYLASQDIRLDNQLADLIANDGYELAKNNVLRVTESLNRLHEKYPVVMVSNFYGNLTSVLRDFGIYNCFDKIIESSVVGVRKPDPAIYALGVDVIGLPAADCLVIGDSYSKDMVPAKSCGCQTLWLKGEGWKGDDEGETKAADYTFYDIGDLERIITNWESL; via the coding sequence ATGAAAAAAATAGAAGGATTAATATTTGACTACGGTGGTACATTAGATTCTAACGGACAGCACTGGGCTGCCGTGCTTTGGTCATCCTATCAGAAATATGAAGCCGGAATTTCAAGAGAGCAATTTGATCAGGCTTATGTATTTGCAGAGCGTAAAATGGCCACTCATCCCATTATTACCGAAGATTTTAATTTTCTTCAGGTGTTGAAGGCTAAGTTAAGTGTACAATTTGAGTATCTGGCTTCTCAGGATATCAGACTTGATAATCAACTGGCAGATCTTATTGCAAATGATGGATATGAACTGGCCAAAAATAATGTGCTGCGTGTTACGGAGAGCCTGAATCGTCTGCATGAAAAGTATCCTGTGGTGATGGTTTCAAATTTTTATGGTAATCTCACATCTGTATTACGGGATTTTGGAATTTACAATTGTTTTGACAAAATTATAGAATCCTCAGTGGTAGGTGTACGTAAACCGGATCCTGCTATTTATGCTTTAGGCGTGGATGTGATCGGACTGCCGGCGGCAGATTGTCTGGTGATAGGAGACTCTTACAGTAAAGATATGGTGCCCGCAAAGTCCTGTGGCTGTCAGACGCTTTGGCTGAAAGGCGAAGGATGGAAAGGAGATGATGAAGGTGAAACGAAAGCTGCAGATTATACGTTCTATGATATAGGAGATCTGGAACGTATCATTACGAACTGGGAATCCTTATAA
- a CDS encoding nucleotidyltransferase family protein, which produces MKMIHFAIIAAGEGSRLKEEGVDLPKPLLTLNGVPMIARLIRIFADQGAPVVHIIINNHSPELKAYLTEESFDVPISLIIKDTPSSLHSFHALIEANPAWEACCLTTTDTIFKEEDFASYLHGFRAAANADAYMGITPFIDDESPLYVKTDPQQNILSFQDQHIEGIQYVSGGIYGLRKNAIELVKRSVEEGNTRMRNYQRDLLLNHLNVKGHIFGKVVDVDHLKDKEMAEAFLLEKTHLVSAKNG; this is translated from the coding sequence ATGAAGATGATACACTTTGCTATTATAGCTGCCGGAGAGGGATCCCGCCTGAAAGAAGAGGGGGTTGATCTTCCAAAACCATTATTGACACTTAACGGTGTTCCTATGATCGCAAGATTAATCCGTATTTTTGCTGATCAGGGTGCTCCGGTCGTTCACATTATTATCAATAATCATTCTCCTGAGCTGAAAGCTTACCTTACGGAAGAAAGCTTTGATGTACCTATCAGCCTGATTATAAAAGATACGCCCAGTTCTCTGCATAGTTTTCACGCGCTTATCGAGGCAAATCCGGCTTGGGAAGCCTGCTGTCTGACGACTACTGATACTATTTTTAAAGAAGAAGACTTTGCTTCTTATTTGCATGGATTCCGAGCAGCAGCAAATGCAGATGCTTATATGGGAATCACGCCTTTTATAGATGATGAAAGTCCGTTATACGTAAAAACAGATCCGCAACAGAATATACTGAGCTTTCAGGATCAGCATATAGAAGGTATTCAATATGTATCCGGAGGTATCTATGGGTTGAGAAAGAATGCTATTGAGTTAGTGAAACGCTCTGTCGAAGAGGGTAATACACGGATGCGTAATTATCAAAGAGATTTGTTGCTCAATCATTTAAATGTGAAAGGGCATATTTTTGGAAAGGTCGTCGATGTCGATCATCTCAAAGACAAGGAAATGGCTGAAGCATTCCTTTTAGAAAAAACACACTTAGTTAGTGCAAAAAATGGCTGA
- a CDS encoding methionine ABC transporter ATP-binding protein produces the protein MVELVNISKTFKSKGISTNALADVSIKISEGEIYGVIGSSGAGKSTLIRCVNLLERPDKGAIVINGQNIMALPQQQLTVKRREIGMIFQHFNLFSSRTVSENIAFPLELTVKPKIVIKERVNELLQLVGLESKANDYPANLSGGQKQRVAIARALANNPSILLCDEATSALDPHTTKSILQLLRSINKKLNLTILLITHEMEVIKTICDRVAVLDHGRLIEQGTVEQIFTAPKEAVTQQFIASSFNAELPAAIQNKLKQTGNPVVKFFITGHEQQSLLISDLQRLYHTDAKLISAQIEYIGQSNFGLMFLELSGEPQAIQESLSHLNTNYSSFEIIGYV, from the coding sequence ATGGTAGAGTTAGTCAATATTTCAAAAACATTTAAAAGTAAAGGCATTTCTACAAATGCACTGGCAGATGTTTCGATAAAGATCAGCGAAGGAGAGATTTATGGAGTTATCGGGAGCTCAGGAGCCGGAAAGAGTACCCTTATCCGATGTGTCAATCTGCTGGAGCGCCCGGATAAAGGTGCAATTGTGATCAACGGGCAAAATATTATGGCTCTTCCACAGCAGCAGCTTACCGTCAAAAGAAGGGAAATAGGGATGATCTTCCAGCATTTCAATTTATTTTCCTCCCGTACCGTATCGGAGAATATAGCTTTTCCTCTGGAATTGACAGTTAAACCCAAAATAGTGATCAAAGAACGGGTAAATGAATTATTACAACTCGTTGGTCTGGAATCTAAAGCAAACGATTATCCGGCAAACCTATCCGGAGGACAAAAGCAACGTGTGGCTATCGCACGTGCACTGGCCAATAATCCTTCTATTCTGTTGTGCGATGAGGCCACAAGTGCACTTGATCCGCATACAACCAAATCTATTCTGCAGTTACTAAGATCTATCAATAAAAAATTGAATCTGACGATACTGCTGATTACACACGAAATGGAAGTGATAAAGACCATCTGTGATCGTGTTGCGGTGCTGGATCATGGCAGGCTCATCGAACAGGGGACTGTTGAGCAGATATTCACGGCGCCGAAAGAAGCAGTTACACAACAATTCATTGCTTCCTCCTTTAATGCCGAACTTCCGGCAGCAATTCAGAATAAATTAAAACAGACGGGAAACCCTGTAGTCAAATTCTTTATTACAGGTCACGAGCAACAGTCATTGCTGATCTCTGATCTGCAACGGTTGTATCATACGGATGCCAAATTGATAAGTGCACAAATTGAATACATAGGTCAATCCAATTTTGGACTGATGTTTCTGGAACTTAGCGGGGAACCTCAGGCTATACAGGAGAGTCTCTCCCATCTGAACACTAATTATTCATCTTTTGAAATTATAGGATATGTCTGA
- the gdhA gene encoding NADP-specific glutamate dehydrogenase, with protein MSKVYNTFIDYIEKRNPNEPEFLQAVTEVAEDLIPYIEQHQPELLKMKVLERIAEPERVISFRVTWLNDKNEIEVNRGYRVQMNSAIGPYKGGLRFAPNVNLSILKFLAFEQVFKNSLTSLPIGGGKGGSDFNPKGKSDTEIMKFCQSFISELYRHIGAETDVPAGDIGVGEREIGYMFGQYKRLQNNFTGVLTGKGANWGGSYIRPEATGYGLLYFVSCIYDYRSEELKDKIVAISGAGNVAFYAAEKAIQFGAKVITLSNSQGVLYDEQGITSEKLAFIATIGRDLDKYISKYPDAKYYEGKKPWEFKCDIALPCATQNELDGEDAQKLIANGCTCVAEGANMPSTAEAIKLFHKARLIFAPGKAANAGGVAVSGLEMSQNSIREQWTKEKVDKKLHGIMENIHRTCVKYGHEDNYINYLKGANIGGFLKVAKAMIAQGVV; from the coding sequence ATGTCTAAAGTATATAATACATTTATTGATTACATCGAAAAACGCAATCCTAATGAACCCGAATTCTTACAAGCTGTCACTGAGGTTGCGGAAGATCTGATCCCTTATATTGAACAACACCAGCCCGAATTGCTAAAGATGAAAGTTCTGGAACGTATTGCCGAACCTGAACGCGTGATCTCTTTCCGGGTAACCTGGTTAAACGATAAAAACGAAATTGAGGTAAACCGGGGTTACCGTGTGCAAATGAACAGTGCAATAGGACCTTACAAAGGAGGATTACGGTTTGCACCAAATGTCAATCTGAGTATACTTAAGTTTCTGGCTTTCGAACAGGTCTTTAAAAACAGTCTGACCAGTCTCCCCATCGGAGGAGGTAAAGGAGGTTCTGATTTCAACCCGAAAGGCAAATCGGATACGGAGATTATGAAATTCTGTCAGAGCTTCATATCTGAACTTTATCGTCATATCGGTGCCGAAACAGATGTTCCTGCAGGAGATATAGGTGTGGGAGAACGTGAAATCGGTTATATGTTCGGACAATATAAGCGTCTTCAAAACAACTTTACGGGGGTACTTACAGGTAAAGGAGCCAACTGGGGAGGCTCTTATATCAGACCTGAAGCTACAGGATATGGATTACTATATTTTGTATCCTGTATCTATGATTACCGCAGTGAAGAACTGAAAGATAAAATCGTAGCCATTTCAGGCGCAGGCAACGTAGCCTTCTATGCCGCAGAAAAAGCAATACAGTTCGGTGCTAAAGTAATTACATTATCCAATAGCCAGGGTGTATTATACGACGAACAAGGAATTACCTCAGAGAAACTGGCTTTTATTGCAACTATAGGTCGCGATCTGGATAAATATATTTCAAAATATCCGGACGCAAAATACTATGAAGGCAAAAAACCGTGGGAGTTCAAATGTGATATTGCATTACCTTGTGCTACTCAGAATGAACTGGATGGGGAAGATGCTCAGAAACTAATAGCCAACGGTTGCACCTGTGTAGCTGAAGGTGCAAATATGCCTTCGACAGCTGAAGCCATCAAACTCTTTCACAAAGCACGCCTTATCTTTGCTCCGGGCAAAGCAGCCAATGCAGGAGGTGTAGCTGTTTCAGGATTAGAAATGTCTCAAAACTCCATCAGAGAGCAATGGACAAAAGAGAAAGTGGACAAGAAGTTACATGGTATTATGGAGAATATCCACAGAACCTGTGTCAAATACGGTCATGAAGACAACTATATTAATTACCTGAAAGGTGCTAATATAGGAGGATTTCTGAAAGTAGCTAAAGCGATGATTGCACAGGGAGTTGTATAA
- a CDS encoding DUF937 domain-containing protein yields MIDLITGGIGTKVITALAGKLGISETKAKWMVAIAVPLMIAALKYNSSKKSEQAESLNNALDNKHTGDALDRVDQIVEDGPSEDDDKIINHMFGKNSDQVKNEIASKTGISSETVGTVLSTLAPIVMAYVGKEKAAQSNSGGIGDLLGGLLNGGNDNASANGQQQQSSGGGIADLVSGFFDKNKDGNFLDDIAGMFTKK; encoded by the coding sequence ATGATTGATTTAATTACAGGCGGCATTGGCACAAAAGTCATTACTGCACTGGCTGGAAAACTGGGTATCAGCGAGACCAAAGCTAAGTGGATGGTTGCGATTGCAGTACCCTTGATGATTGCAGCACTAAAATACAATTCCAGCAAAAAATCAGAACAAGCAGAAAGCCTGAACAATGCATTGGATAACAAACATACAGGAGATGCATTGGATCGTGTAGATCAGATTGTAGAAGATGGGCCCAGCGAGGATGATGACAAAATTATCAATCATATGTTTGGCAAAAACTCCGATCAGGTAAAAAATGAAATTGCTTCCAAGACCGGAATAAGTTCAGAAACCGTAGGTACAGTCCTTTCGACTCTTGCTCCTATTGTGATGGCTTATGTAGGTAAAGAAAAAGCAGCGCAAAGTAATTCGGGCGGAATCGGAGATCTGCTGGGTGGATTATTAAACGGAGGAAATGACAATGCTTCGGCTAATGGTCAGCAACAGCAATCATCAGGTGGTGGTATTGCAGATCTGGTTAGCGGATTCTTTGACAAGAATAAAGACGGAAATTTTCTGGATGATATTGCCGGAATGTTTACAAAGAAATAA
- a CDS encoding L-dopachrome tautomerase-related protein has product MRSLTFIFLAITMRSFTPAQGQTTLSEDARLEVVAAFGQSQPIGVSVSSDNRIFVSFPKRDPYEMGLAEVKEGKRTAYPNVEWNRKEGNEDEVFVNVQDIYVDDNDHLWVLDSKPAPQNSVFGNDGSGEKKNGQFKLLQIDLHTDSVLHVFNFDDLNKSKSGLNDVRVDTDKKLAYLSDPGQAAIVILDLISGKSRVVLQHHFSTLADSGIVLRYEGKKMEDKSGNMFRSNVNGIALTKDLRYFYYRPINGLHLYRIETKYLADNKLSEQQLASYVEDMGETAVCHGMEADAAGNIYITSSLDYSIKYFTPAGKLITLVQDPRLIWPDSLGIGTDGYLYFSCAQVNRLPQWNGGTDKTSFPYRIYRVKLPPTS; this is encoded by the coding sequence ATGAGAAGTTTAACGTTTATATTTTTAGCTATTACGATGCGTTCATTCACGCCTGCTCAGGGCCAGACTACACTTTCCGAAGATGCCCGCCTGGAGGTGGTGGCTGCATTCGGACAATCTCAGCCGATCGGTGTATCGGTATCTTCTGATAATCGAATTTTTGTTTCTTTTCCAAAGCGCGATCCTTATGAAATGGGATTGGCAGAAGTAAAGGAAGGAAAGCGAACTGCTTACCCAAATGTAGAATGGAACCGTAAAGAAGGAAATGAGGACGAAGTATTTGTCAATGTGCAGGATATATATGTCGACGACAATGATCATCTGTGGGTATTGGATTCGAAGCCTGCACCTCAGAATTCGGTATTCGGGAATGACGGATCGGGAGAAAAGAAAAACGGACAATTTAAACTGTTGCAAATCGATCTGCATACCGATTCGGTGCTCCATGTTTTTAATTTTGATGATTTGAATAAGAGCAAATCCGGTCTGAATGATGTACGCGTGGATACGGATAAAAAACTGGCCTACCTTTCGGATCCCGGACAAGCGGCAATTGTGATTCTGGATCTTATAAGCGGGAAGAGCCGTGTTGTTCTGCAGCATCATTTTTCAACTCTGGCAGATTCAGGTATTGTACTTCGTTACGAGGGTAAAAAAATGGAGGATAAGTCCGGAAATATGTTCAGGTCCAATGTAAATGGAATAGCACTTACCAAAGATTTACGATACTTTTATTACAGACCTATTAACGGTCTTCATTTATATCGTATAGAAACTAAATATCTGGCAGATAATAAGCTTTCTGAACAGCAACTGGCATCCTATGTGGAGGATATGGGAGAGACTGCTGTGTGTCACGGTATGGAAGCAGATGCAGCCGGAAATATTTATATCACTTCCTCTCTGGATTACAGTATCAAATATTTCACTCCTGCCGGAAAACTGATCACACTGGTGCAGGATCCAAGGTTGATCTGGCCGGATTCTTTGGGTATAGGTACAGATGGATACCTGTATTTCTCCTGTGCTCAGGTCAACAGATTACCACAATGGAACGGAGGTACAGATAAAACTTCTTTTCCGTACCGTATTTATCGTGTTAAATTACCGCCAACTTCTTAA